In Trichocoleus desertorum ATA4-8-CV12, a single genomic region encodes these proteins:
- a CDS encoding hybrid sensor histidine kinase/response regulator, giving the protein MQSDAFRGNILIVDDTPDNLRLLSTMLTGQGYEVRSVINGAMALMGARAEPPDLILLDINMPQMNGYEVCEQLKADDCSRDIPVIFISALEDVLDKVKAFSVGGVDYIVKPFQIEEVLARIETHLTIRRLQQQLQTQNLQLQQKMVELQELNQLKEEFLHAISHDLRTPIVGTLLVLENLQNKAQKQAGETVGISLSVLQRMIQSSDRQLSLLNLLLEAHFNEAGHMVLEPEAVSLHPFVQDLAADLEPLLAKNVATLTNLISPDLLPTAADPLQLRRVFENLLTNALNHNPAGLSLVINATPVTAQGDMVYCTVQDNGVGMTQAQCDRLFERYVRGDRSRSMGIGLGLYLCRQIIRAHGGEIGVTSVPGAGTTFWFTLPLAAQ; this is encoded by the coding sequence ATGCAATCTGATGCTTTTCGAGGCAATATCCTCATTGTTGATGATACACCAGATAACCTGCGCCTTTTATCCACCATGCTAACTGGACAAGGATATGAGGTGCGTAGTGTGATTAATGGGGCAATGGCCCTAATGGGAGCCCGCGCAGAGCCACCTGACTTAATTTTGTTAGACATCAATATGCCGCAAATGAACGGCTATGAAGTTTGCGAACAACTCAAAGCGGATGACTGTAGCCGTGATATCCCTGTAATTTTCATCAGTGCGCTAGAGGATGTTTTAGATAAGGTAAAAGCTTTTTCCGTGGGCGGTGTGGACTATATCGTCAAGCCTTTTCAAATCGAAGAGGTATTAGCCCGGATTGAAACTCACCTGACAATACGGCGATTACAACAGCAACTCCAAACTCAAAATTTGCAACTGCAACAAAAAATGGTGGAGTTACAAGAACTCAACCAACTGAAAGAAGAGTTTCTTCACGCCATTTCTCACGATCTCCGGACTCCCATCGTCGGTACGTTGTTGGTGCTGGAAAACTTGCAGAACAAAGCTCAAAAGCAAGCGGGGGAAACCGTGGGGATCTCGCTTTCTGTGTTGCAGCGGATGATCCAAAGCAGCGATCGCCAGCTCAGCTTGCTCAATCTGCTCTTAGAAGCCCATTTCAATGAAGCGGGCCATATGGTTTTGGAGCCAGAAGCAGTATCTCTACACCCGTTTGTGCAAGATTTAGCAGCCGATTTAGAGCCTTTACTAGCTAAAAATGTTGCAACCCTGACAAATTTGATCTCCCCTGATCTACTACCTACGGCGGCTGATCCTTTACAACTCCGACGAGTATTCGAAAATCTCCTCACCAATGCCCTCAATCATAATCCTGCGGGTCTGAGCCTAGTGATCAATGCGACCCCTGTAACGGCTCAAGGAGATATGGTCTATTGCACGGTGCAGGATAACGGGGTAGGGATGACTCAAGCCCAATGCGATCGCTTGTTTGAGCGGTACGTACGAGGCGATCGCTCTCGATCAATGGGGATTGGCTTAGGGCTTTACTTATGTCGCCAGATTATTAGAGCGCATGGGGGCGAGATTGGGGTAACAAGTGTACCTGGAGCAGGAACAACCTTCTGGTTTACGCTACCATTAGCAGCCCAGTAG
- a CDS encoding ABC transporter substrate-binding protein, which produces MHLSIKLPSYAVGLALLVQMISACTPPTSQQTSSVAQQNAQQTGSADQIVLAIGGESEEGYDPALGWGRYGSPLFHSTLLRRNENLELVNDLAINYRVSDDRKVWTVNIRQDAVFSDGKPVTAEDVAYTFNKAAESGGLTDVTVLQEAVAIDEDTIELRLKQPQSTFVNRLVTLGIVPKHAHGADYARNPIGSGPYKLVQWDEGQQLIVEANPDYYGEPPAIQRLVFLFVEEDAAFAAAKSGQAQVAAVPQSLAVQQVDGMKLYDVTSVDNRGLMFPFPQSNAKTTPDGDSVGNDVTADRAIRQAINVAIDRQALVEGVLEGYGSPAYGPVSGLAWEEPDADIQDANIERAKQILAEGGWSDKNGDGVLEKGNLQAEFTLLYPASDSTRQALALSVAEMIKPIGIRAVVQGKSWDEMESLVHSNVVLFGWGSHDQTEMYNLYHSKAAQGDFYNAGYYANSEIDKTLDLAMGAPTEEEAIAFWKTAQWDGQQGFTAKGDAAWAWLVNLDHTYFVSSCLDIGNPQVEPHGHGWPITANIAQWKWTCN; this is translated from the coding sequence ATGCACTTAAGTATTAAGTTGCCATCCTACGCAGTAGGATTAGCGTTGCTTGTGCAGATGATCTCTGCTTGCACCCCCCCAACCTCTCAACAGACTAGCTCCGTAGCTCAGCAAAACGCCCAGCAGACAGGCTCTGCAGATCAAATTGTGCTGGCGATCGGTGGTGAAAGTGAAGAAGGATATGATCCCGCTTTAGGTTGGGGACGGTATGGATCGCCGTTGTTCCACAGCACTCTATTGCGACGCAATGAAAATCTAGAACTTGTCAATGACCTTGCGATAAACTATCGCGTTAGTGACGATCGAAAAGTGTGGACAGTGAACATTCGACAGGATGCTGTGTTTTCTGATGGCAAGCCTGTCACAGCCGAGGATGTTGCCTATACCTTCAACAAAGCGGCTGAAAGTGGGGGGCTAACAGATGTCACCGTGTTGCAAGAAGCTGTGGCGATCGACGAAGACACGATAGAGTTACGCCTGAAGCAGCCTCAAAGTACCTTTGTGAATCGGCTTGTCACGCTGGGAATTGTGCCCAAACATGCACATGGAGCCGATTATGCCCGCAATCCGATTGGGTCGGGTCCCTACAAGCTGGTGCAGTGGGATGAAGGACAGCAGTTAATTGTCGAGGCAAATCCCGATTACTACGGTGAGCCGCCTGCAATTCAACGTCTAGTGTTTTTGTTTGTTGAGGAAGATGCGGCATTTGCAGCCGCAAAATCTGGACAGGCACAGGTCGCAGCTGTTCCGCAATCTCTGGCGGTACAGCAAGTTGACGGTATGAAGCTGTATGACGTAACCAGTGTCGATAATCGGGGATTGATGTTTCCGTTTCCTCAGAGCAATGCAAAAACAACGCCTGATGGAGATTCAGTGGGTAATGATGTCACTGCCGATCGCGCGATTCGACAGGCAATTAATGTAGCGATCGATCGCCAGGCTTTAGTCGAGGGAGTTTTAGAAGGCTATGGTTCTCCTGCGTATGGTCCGGTGAGTGGATTGGCGTGGGAAGAGCCTGATGCGGATATTCAAGATGCAAATATAGAACGGGCGAAACAGATTTTGGCAGAAGGGGGATGGAGTGACAAAAATGGGGATGGAGTTCTTGAAAAAGGCAACCTACAGGCAGAATTTACGTTGCTCTACCCTGCCAGTGATAGTACTCGTCAGGCACTTGCCCTTTCAGTGGCGGAGATGATTAAACCGATTGGTATTCGCGCTGTTGTACAGGGCAAAAGCTGGGATGAGATGGAATCCCTGGTACACAGTAATGTCGTGCTATTTGGCTGGGGGAGCCACGATCAGACTGAAATGTATAATCTCTACCACAGCAAAGCGGCGCAGGGAGACTTTTATAACGCGGGCTATTATGCGAACTCTGAGATTGACAAAACATTAGATTTAGCGATGGGCGCACCCACCGAGGAGGAAGCGATCGCCTTCTGGAAAACCGCACAGTGGGATGGTCAGCAGGGCTTTACTGCAAAGGGGGATGCAGCTTGGGCATGGCTGGTTAACCTCGATCACACCTACTTTGTGAGTAGCTGTCTGGATATTGGTAATCCACAAGTGGAACCTCACGGGCATGGCTGGCCCATTACTGCCAACATCGCACAATGGAAATGGACATGCAACTAA